In the Candidatus Neptunochlamydia vexilliferae genome, GGAAAGAAGCACTCTCATATTTTGGGGTAGCCTATGAAGAAAGGCTCCCAACTTTGGGAGGCATCTAAATGGCGTTTACACAGTTTAATTTACAGTCTCTTTTTAAAGACTCTTCAGTAGATGGGTATGTTCGATGCCCTGCTGCTGAAGCGCTTGTAGAGTATCTAAAGTTAGGAGGAGATGGGGTAAAAGAGGTTGTGGAAGGGCTCTTTAAGTTTCTTAAAAACTCTTCATTTTGGTGTCATCGAGAATCTATTGCTCGAGCTCTTCGAAAGTCTAGCCCCCAGCAGTTAGCTAAAATGGTATCGGATACTCGTTCATTTAAGCTAGCTTTAGCTGTCTGCTATTTGACTCAAAAAGCACTTACGGTTTCTGAAAAAGAGATCACTATTAGCGATAATAGAACTAAAATACTTTTTCCTGCCGATAAGAATTACTTGAAATTAGTGGGCATTCAAAAGATCATTAATTCATTATATTCTTCCTTAGTTAATGGCATATTCGATCATTCTTGGCAAAACACCTCTTCAAGCAGCACAAGTTCAAGCTCTAGTACTTTTAATACATCGAAGTCCCATGATCGCTATTAAGGAAGATAAAACAAGGAGAACACAATGCAACCAATAGCCTCTAACAGTTCTTCATCAGACAAAAAGACTCTTGTCAGTGACGATCTCATTGAGTTTCGCAATAAAAACAGGCTGGTCATTAATCCAACCACAGTCACTATCGGAACTGCAAGTGTAGGGGGAGATATGAAATTTGCAGGTCAAGCTAATCAAGTAGATGCTCGAGTCAACAAAGTTAAAAACTCCACATTCGACCTAAAAGGGGCAAATGTTACCTTTCAAAATGTAGGGTCAAGCAATCAAGGTATTGAAAAAGTCACGCTAGGGACAAAAGAGGAGCTTGCCAAGCATCTTTCCTCTTTTTATAAAAAGCAGCAAGCAGTTGTTTACAAAATCAGGGGTAAGGGGGCCTGGCAAATCTCTATGCCTATCGAAGGAGTATACACTACCCTTACAATTATTGGAGAACAAGAGAAAAAAGAGAAGGACAATCTCAAAAAACTGTTCCAAGATAGGCGAATTTCGAGCCACGAGACCATCTTTGCCCCTAAAGAACCGATTAAGATGAAGGAGATTTTTGTCCGGGAAGAGCTAAAAAATGCAGATGAAAAGCGTGCGGTGATTCTTGGAGCTGCAGGGGTAGGCAAAAGTACTTTTTGCCAAATGGCAGCGATTAATGGACCAATGTTATGGTCTGACTTTGATGTGGTGTTTCTTATTAAGCTCCGAAACCTCTCTGGCAAAAAAAGAGGTCTCACCTATAGCTATCAAGACCTGATTGCGGAAGAAGGAGGCTTTTCCCTAAAGAACTATAAACATCTCCTTGATCAAAAGTCGCTTAGAAATAGAGCTCTCCTTATTTTAGATGGCTATGACGAGCTTCCAGAGACCTTTGAATGTGAAGGTGTCCAAAAGGCCTTTTTTAAGCTCAAGGAGCATTTTCCCCACATCCTCATCACCTCACGCCCCATGGATGTGGATATGGATGTTAAGGCAAGGCTAGAAATCGTTGGGTTTGATGAACCTAGTATCCAAGAATATATCGAGAAGTTTTATACAGCTTTGATCAAAAATTCAGACTTCACAAAACAAGACGCAGATGGGAAAATCTCAGCCTTAAAAAGCCAACTCAAAGCAAAGCCAATCGTCCATAGCTTTGCGCAGATTCCCATAAATCTCTCTCTTATCTGCGCTCTTTTTAAAGAAAACGAGAGCTTCCTGCACTCGGACACAGTCTCCATTTCCACCTTCTATATCGAGGCTGTTCGCTGGTTTTATAAACGGTATCAGCTTAGTCAGCTTCCCTCTCTTGCATCTGACATATTAAAGAAGCGTATTCGCAGGCAAAGAGACCCTCGATCAGACCGAGAGTCTAAGAAAACGATCGACCCCATAGCAAAGGCTTTAGAAGAAATTGCTTGGACAGCAATGAAAAAAAACACCCTATATCCGAGTGAGTCTTGCATTAACCAGGCTCTAGAAAAAAACAATATAAGCACTGATGATCTAACGAAAATTGGCCTTTTTAGTGCAGAAGATGATCACCCACAGTTTATCCATTTGACCTTTCAAGAGTTTTTTGCAGCCACTTACCTAGCTAACCTTTATATAAATAACCCATTACAAGCAACCAAGTATTTCAAAGCAATCAAGTTCGACCCCCGGTATACCCTCACCCTATGGATGGCTGCAGGGTACCTCTCCCACCAAGAAAAGAAAAAAGCTCTGAAGATTTTTTTCAATGATTTATTTGGAGACCCTCAAGATTTAGCAAGAGGATATGGGCTGATCCTTAAAGCTCGTTGCTTTGAGGAGTGCAAGTGTCCCAAAGAAATCCCTCAGCACAAAGCATTTATCGATGAAGCTGCTGAGTCTATCAAAGCAACTCCTGTTCAAGAAATGAACTTTCAGCTTTTAAACCAAAATGTCAGGCTTTTGCACCATCCCTCTATTATAAAAGCATTTCAGGAAAACATGACAAAAAAAGGAACACGACTAAAAGCTATATCTTTAATAGGCCGTCTTGTGCAAGAGAAATTACTCATCCCACATGAGATGATGCTGACGTTAAGTGAACTTGCTTTTAGTAGCGCTACTCAAGATGCTGCTATTAGAGTGATTCTACAAATAGTAAAAGGGGGAAGAGCCCTTCCAAAAAAGGGGATAGAGGTGCTCCTTAAAGTGCTTAAGGACTCTTCATTAAATGGGTACGCTCGAGGCGATGCTGCTGAAGCGCTTGGAGAGTATCTAAAGGTAGGAGGAGAAAAAGCAAAAGAGGTTGTGGAAGTGCTCCTTAAAGTGCTTAAAGACTCTTCATTAAATGGGTACGCTCGAAGCAATGCTGCTGAAGCGCTTGGAGAGTATCTAAAAGAGGGAGGAGAAAAAGCAAAAGAGGTTGTGGAAGTGCTCTTTAAAGTGCTTAAAGACTCTTCAGTAGACGGGTCCGTTCGAAGCAAGGCTGCTTATGTTATTATAGAGTATCTAAAAGTAGAAGGAGAAAAAGTAAAAGAGGTTGTGGAAGTGCTCCTTAAAGTGCTTAAAGACTCTTCAGTAGAGGGGTTCGTTCGAAGCAACGCTGCTTATGCGCTTGTAGGGTATCTAAAAGAGGGAGGAGAAAAAGTAAAAGAGGTTGTGGAAGTGCTCCTTAAAGTGCTTAAAGACTCTTCAGTAGAGGGGTT is a window encoding:
- a CDS encoding HEAT repeat domain-containing protein; the protein is MQPIASNSSSSDKKTLVSDDLIEFRNKNRLVINPTTVTIGTASVGGDMKFAGQANQVDARVNKVKNSTFDLKGANVTFQNVGSSNQGIEKVTLGTKEELAKHLSSFYKKQQAVVYKIRGKGAWQISMPIEGVYTTLTIIGEQEKKEKDNLKKLFQDRRISSHETIFAPKEPIKMKEIFVREELKNADEKRAVILGAAGVGKSTFCQMAAINGPMLWSDFDVVFLIKLRNLSGKKRGLTYSYQDLIAEEGGFSLKNYKHLLDQKSLRNRALLILDGYDELPETFECEGVQKAFFKLKEHFPHILITSRPMDVDMDVKARLEIVGFDEPSIQEYIEKFYTALIKNSDFTKQDADGKISALKSQLKAKPIVHSFAQIPINLSLICALFKENESFLHSDTVSISTFYIEAVRWFYKRYQLSQLPSLASDILKKRIRRQRDPRSDRESKKTIDPIAKALEEIAWTAMKKNTLYPSESCINQALEKNNISTDDLTKIGLFSAEDDHPQFIHLTFQEFFAATYLANLYINNPLQATKYFKAIKFDPRYTLTLWMAAGYLSHQEKKKALKIFFNDLFGDPQDLARGYGLILKARCFEECKCPKEIPQHKAFIDEAAESIKATPVQEMNFQLLNQNVRLLHHPSIIKAFQENMTKKGTRLKAISLIGRLVQEKLLIPHEMMLTLSELAFSSATQDAAIRVILQIVKGGRALPKKGIEVLLKVLKDSSLNGYARGDAAEALGEYLKVGGEKAKEVVEVLLKVLKDSSLNGYARSNAAEALGEYLKEGGEKAKEVVEVLFKVLKDSSVDGSVRSKAAYVIIEYLKVEGEKVKEVVEVLLKVLKDSSVEGFVRSNAAYALVGYLKEGGEKVKEVVEVLLKVLKDSSVEGFVRSNAAYALGEYLKLGGEKVKEVVDVFLEVFKDSSVDGSIRRAAAFALGEYLKGGGEKAKEVVEGLLKVLKDSSVDWEVRSVAASPLGEHLKEGGEKVKEVVDVLLEVLKDSSVERLTPLYAASELERSLPEQLVDMVLGNRWSAASALGEYLKGEGEKEKEKEVVDVFLKLHKFLKDCSVKGYALRNVAYTLGEYLKLGGEKAKEVVEGLLKVLKDSSVKGAGRSNAAYALGEYLKGGGEKVKEVVAGLLKVFKDSSVDWKVRSAAAYALGQYLKGEGEKEKEKEVVDVLLKVFKGSSVDESVRRAAAYALGEYLKLGGEKVKEVVGVLLKVFKNSSVDWSVRCDAASALGEYLKLALFPVACYELRPGSNCTKAQPSRRENSRNTQRLAAGIGNFRPAQIYWKGEKVKEVVEELLKVFKNHSGDEKVRDSVARALRKSSSQQLAKMVSDTRSFKLALVVCYLTQKAFTVSEKEITISDNRNKISFPADKNYLKLVNLQKIINSSYSSLVNGIFDHSWQNTSSSSTSSSSSTFNTSKSHDRY